A single genomic interval of Arthrobacter sp. NicSoilB8 harbors:
- a CDS encoding IS3 family transposase produces MADAKTWKDIALTFAGKLITAGWSAVKACALVGVHRTAWYRHLSPPAPSGIMVPHPDRAYPNRITDTEADAFMELLNSREYANLSVTQAYYRMLDAGHCFFSIAAAHRIVARNGQNGDRREQRTGTGPKRAKPIIHATAPNQLWSWDITMLHGPGKHTYRLYAILDVFSRRVVGHRVEHTETAALAAALITGAVTENRQRPAVLHADNGAPMRAGSTLQLAQSLGITLSYSRPRVSDDNPYSESLFKTVKYDLDFPRRFQDLQHARDYMAAFFADYNANHRHSGLNYYTPDTVHAGRVDQARQRRQATLNACHARHPHRYRNKPTAPAAPAHAGINHKANPLSQTA; encoded by the coding sequence GATCACGGCCGGCTGGTCCGCGGTGAAGGCCTGCGCCCTGGTGGGCGTTCACCGCACGGCCTGGTACCGGCACCTGAGCCCGCCTGCACCGTCGGGGATCATGGTGCCCCATCCCGACCGCGCCTACCCGAACCGGATCACCGATACCGAAGCCGACGCCTTCATGGAACTGCTGAACTCCAGGGAATACGCCAACCTCTCCGTCACCCAGGCCTACTACCGGATGCTCGACGCGGGGCACTGTTTCTTCTCCATCGCCGCCGCCCACCGCATCGTGGCCCGGAACGGGCAGAACGGCGACCGCCGCGAACAGCGCACGGGAACCGGCCCCAAACGAGCCAAACCCATCATCCACGCGACCGCCCCGAACCAGCTCTGGAGCTGGGACATCACGATGCTCCACGGCCCGGGAAAACACACCTACCGGCTCTACGCGATCCTGGATGTCTTCTCCCGCAGAGTCGTCGGGCACCGGGTCGAACACACCGAAACGGCCGCCCTGGCCGCCGCACTGATCACAGGCGCGGTCACCGAAAACCGGCAGCGCCCTGCCGTGCTCCACGCCGACAACGGCGCACCCATGCGCGCCGGCAGCACCCTCCAGCTTGCCCAGTCCCTGGGCATCACACTGTCCTACTCCCGCCCGCGGGTCTCCGACGACAACCCCTACTCAGAATCCCTGTTCAAGACAGTGAAATACGACCTGGACTTTCCCCGCCGGTTCCAGGACCTCCAGCACGCCCGCGACTATATGGCGGCATTCTTCGCGGACTACAACGCCAACCACCGCCACAGCGGCCTGAACTACTACACGCCCGACACCGTCCACGCAGGACGAGTCGACCAGGCACGCCAACGCCGCCAAGCAACCCTCAACGCCTGCCACGCCCGGCATCCTCACCGCTACCGAAACAAACCCACCGCACCAGCCGCCCCGGCCCACGCCGGCATCAACCACAAAGCCAACCCGCTGTCACAAACAGCTTGA
- the tgt gene encoding tRNA guanosine(34) transglycosylase Tgt yields MPANPDSNPLPPAPARQSEFSFRVGKRLSEACPPSAGQVAANGGEFLGRTGTIATPHGEIQTPAFIAVGTKATVKSVLPESIAELGAQAVLANAYHLYLQPGADILDEAGGLGAFMNWRGPTFTDSGGFQVMSLGSGFKKVIDMKSVDHSGPDDAVAPGKERLAHVDEEGVWFKSHLNGDRHRFSPEISMNVQHQIGADIMFAFDELTTLQNSRGYQEESLERTRRWAERCLTEHFRLTEERAGKPYQALFGVIQGAQYEDLRRKACRDLGAMNFDGFGIGGALEKENLGTIVRWCNEELPENKPRHLLGISEPDDIFTAIENGADTFDCVSPTRVARNSAFYHPTGRYNLSGAKYKRDFGPLQEGCDCYACLNYSRAYIHHLFKAKEMVSATLISIHNERFVVKMVDDARLAIEAGNFFEFKAETLGRYYS; encoded by the coding sequence GTGCCAGCCAATCCTGACTCCAATCCTTTGCCCCCCGCGCCTGCCCGGCAGTCCGAGTTTTCTTTCCGCGTGGGCAAGAGGCTGAGTGAAGCGTGCCCGCCGTCGGCCGGTCAGGTTGCCGCCAACGGCGGGGAGTTCCTCGGCCGGACCGGCACCATCGCCACCCCGCACGGCGAGATCCAGACCCCGGCGTTCATCGCCGTCGGCACCAAGGCCACGGTCAAATCCGTGCTGCCGGAATCCATCGCCGAACTCGGCGCGCAGGCCGTGCTGGCCAACGCCTACCACCTGTACCTTCAGCCGGGCGCGGACATCCTGGACGAGGCCGGCGGCCTGGGCGCGTTCATGAACTGGCGCGGGCCCACGTTCACCGATTCCGGCGGCTTCCAGGTGATGAGCCTGGGCTCGGGGTTCAAGAAGGTCATCGACATGAAATCGGTGGACCATTCGGGACCCGACGACGCCGTCGCCCCCGGCAAGGAACGCCTGGCGCACGTGGATGAGGAGGGCGTGTGGTTCAAGAGCCATCTCAACGGTGACCGGCACCGTTTCAGCCCCGAGATCTCCATGAACGTCCAGCACCAGATCGGCGCGGACATCATGTTCGCGTTCGACGAGCTCACCACGCTGCAGAACTCGCGCGGCTACCAGGAGGAGTCCCTCGAGCGGACCCGACGCTGGGCCGAACGGTGCCTCACAGAGCACTTCCGGCTCACGGAAGAGCGCGCCGGCAAGCCCTACCAGGCCCTGTTCGGCGTGATCCAGGGCGCCCAGTATGAGGACCTGCGGCGCAAGGCCTGCCGCGACCTCGGCGCCATGAACTTTGACGGCTTCGGCATCGGCGGGGCGCTGGAAAAAGAGAACCTCGGCACGATCGTGCGCTGGTGCAACGAGGAGCTGCCGGAGAATAAGCCGCGGCACCTGCTGGGCATCTCCGAACCGGATGACATCTTCACCGCAATCGAGAACGGCGCGGACACATTCGACTGCGTCTCCCCCACCCGGGTGGCCCGCAATTCGGCGTTCTATCACCCCACCGGCCGCTACAACCTCTCCGGCGCCAAGTACAAGCGCGACTTCGGCCCGCTGCAGGAAGGCTGCGACTGCTACGCCTGCCTGAACTACTCGCGGGCCTACATCCACCACCTGTTCAAAGCCAAGGAGATGGTCTCGGCCACGCTGATTTCGATCCACAACGAGCGTTTCGTGGTGAAAATGGTCGACGACGCCCGGCTCGCCATCGAGGCCGGCAACTTCTTCGAGTTCAAGGCCGAAACCCTGGGCCGGTACTACTCCTAG
- a CDS encoding SRPBCC domain-containing protein yields MTNNLSVVINSDAQQVWTMLREPGRIAQWHGWNADDQEAEINEIYFGPNVVEGADHTSLVVDGGDVFTLKPVPTGTEVSVTRAAVDHNSEWAAWDEDITQGWLTFLHQLRFALERHPHGKRRTFFFSVPGSGGSAIENLGLSDVPAPGDPYSLTLPTGEEISGKVWFRSNHQVGLTVHNYAEHGDGLLIVADQPAIADVRPDGGSLAIVSTYDLGAHQLEAIRNYWDKWRAENYPTSDPVH; encoded by the coding sequence ATGACGAACAATCTGAGCGTTGTGATCAATTCGGACGCGCAGCAAGTTTGGACCATGCTGCGCGAACCCGGCAGAATCGCCCAATGGCACGGCTGGAACGCCGATGACCAAGAGGCCGAAATCAACGAAATCTACTTCGGCCCCAATGTGGTCGAAGGCGCGGACCACACCTCCCTGGTGGTCGACGGCGGAGACGTCTTCACCCTGAAACCTGTCCCCACGGGCACGGAAGTCAGCGTCACCCGGGCGGCGGTAGACCACAATTCCGAATGGGCCGCCTGGGACGAGGACATCACCCAGGGCTGGCTGACCTTCCTGCACCAATTGCGCTTCGCCCTGGAACGGCACCCGCACGGCAAGCGCCGGACCTTCTTCTTCTCCGTCCCCGGCTCCGGCGGGTCCGCGATAGAAAATCTTGGGCTCAGCGATGTCCCGGCTCCGGGCGACCCTTATTCACTCACCCTGCCCACCGGCGAGGAGATCTCCGGCAAGGTGTGGTTCCGCAGCAATCACCAGGTGGGCCTGACCGTCCACAACTACGCCGAGCACGGCGACGGTCTGCTGATCGTGGCGGACCAGCCCGCCATCGCGGACGTGCGGCCCGACGGCGGATCCCTGGCGATCGTCTCCACCTACGACCTCGGCGCCCACCAGCTCGAGGCGATCCGCAATTACTGGGACAAGTGGCGGGCTGAGAACTACCCCACATCGGATCCCGTCCACTAA
- a CDS encoding DUF6707 family protein: protein MTHPPASRNYSEQQAGSLRAGDHLILPDGNRSAEVHRVDVESDDFDTPAMVLATLSGGGVLRIAAGSTVRIAGDSEPGAVTAESAGFWPADSAGAAPAEASAGSGGGSSGAGALGGGESDGGSCGDGESDGGSCGDGESDGGASALPASGPSPEPEEVPDAVLSDAAEADAAVSAVVVPPQPLAPPAVSGPSDADLAHIPAPDGTPESVVEAVAEAHPGAVGVLLLSERLAKGINTKSGSCLKDLSDLAHELFVTFKDAENALAVADLLNVLPFDGNPGRWASVEASLSLSSYICRQLGQDERARTYEKFLRAPEAMEADPFKARINAKVRQRSLNEPNLYDKEIFRSIDNANPDAEREWRLLRLEALLFLRAHGGSETIGIAELERRIGNELESVRS from the coding sequence ATGACCCACCCCCCAGCCTCCCGGAACTACAGCGAACAGCAGGCTGGATCACTGCGGGCCGGCGACCACCTGATCCTGCCCGACGGAAACCGTTCCGCCGAGGTCCACCGGGTGGACGTTGAGTCCGACGATTTCGATACGCCCGCCATGGTCCTGGCGACCCTCAGCGGCGGCGGTGTGCTGCGGATCGCCGCCGGATCAACGGTCCGGATCGCCGGAGACTCCGAACCGGGTGCGGTCACCGCGGAATCCGCCGGGTTCTGGCCCGCGGACAGCGCGGGGGCTGCTCCCGCGGAAGCTTCCGCCGGGTCCGGCGGCGGTTCTTCTGGCGCCGGAGCCCTCGGCGGCGGTGAATCCGACGGCGGTTCATGCGGCGACGGTGAATCCGACGGCGGTTCATGCGGCGACGGTGAATCCGACGGCGGCGCATCGGCGCTGCCGGCGTCGGGACCGTCCCCCGAACCCGAGGAGGTGCCGGACGCCGTTTTGTCCGATGCAGCAGAGGCCGACGCAGCGGTGTCCGCCGTCGTCGTTCCTCCCCAGCCCCTTGCGCCGCCCGCGGTGAGCGGACCCAGCGACGCGGACCTGGCGCACATCCCGGCCCCCGACGGCACGCCGGAATCGGTCGTCGAGGCCGTGGCGGAGGCCCACCCGGGCGCCGTCGGTGTGCTCCTGCTCAGCGAACGGCTCGCCAAGGGCATCAACACCAAGTCCGGGAGCTGCCTGAAGGATCTCAGCGACCTCGCCCATGAACTGTTCGTCACCTTCAAGGACGCCGAAAACGCCCTCGCGGTCGCCGACCTGCTCAACGTCCTGCCCTTCGACGGCAACCCCGGCCGCTGGGCCTCGGTGGAGGCCTCCCTGTCGCTCTCCAGCTACATCTGCCGCCAGCTGGGGCAGGACGAACGCGCCCGGACCTACGAGAAATTCCTCCGCGCGCCGGAAGCCATGGAAGCGGACCCGTTCAAGGCAAGGATCAACGCCAAGGTGCGCCAGCGCTCGCTCAACGAGCCCAACCTGTACGACAAGGAAATCTTCCGCTCGATCGACAACGCGAACCCCGACGCGGAACGTGAATGGCGGCTCCTGCGGCTTGAGGCCCTCCTGTTCCTGCGGGCGCACGGCGGCTCGGAGACCATCGGCATTGCCGAGCTGGAACGCCGGATCGGCAATGAGCTGGAATCCGTCCGCTCCTGA
- a CDS encoding NUDIX hydrolase family protein: MNVRTPDPNPGWLSDDDLFEARGRLPMVYVEAVPVRLDPLGFVNEVGTLLQADEDGTMVRSLVSGRVLYRETIRAALLRHMEKDLGPLAFPQLPVSPVPFTVAEYFPSPSHTGFTDDRQHAVALAYIIPVTGECSPRQDALELTWMTPQEVMSTDVQLEFSGGRGALIRQALAYAGVGN; this comes from the coding sequence ATGAATGTGCGCACCCCTGACCCGAATCCCGGCTGGCTCTCCGACGACGACTTGTTCGAAGCGCGGGGAAGGCTGCCGATGGTCTACGTCGAGGCCGTTCCGGTCCGGCTGGACCCCCTGGGGTTCGTGAACGAGGTGGGCACCCTCCTGCAGGCCGACGAGGACGGAACCATGGTCAGGTCGTTGGTCTCGGGCCGCGTCCTCTACCGCGAGACCATCCGCGCCGCGCTGCTTCGCCACATGGAAAAGGACCTGGGCCCGCTCGCCTTCCCGCAACTGCCGGTCAGCCCCGTGCCGTTCACCGTGGCCGAGTACTTCCCGTCCCCGTCCCACACGGGCTTCACCGACGACCGCCAGCACGCCGTCGCCCTGGCCTACATCATTCCCGTCACCGGCGAATGCTCCCCCCGGCAGGACGCCCTCGAACTGACCTGGATGACCCCGCAGGAGGTCATGAGCACGGACGTGCAGCTGGAGTTCAGCGGCGGCCGCGGCGCCCTGATCCGGCAGGCGCTGGCCTACGCGGGCGTCGGCAACTAG
- a CDS encoding VOC family protein — protein sequence MLRVRPIHFTSRLDEWERLLTALGLVKTVDEPTWREFDAGSGRLALHFVEQGSAGDGTTSFGVEVGDLQEFARRTKEAGAADGVTSAELIEADHGSSCRITAADGFSFLADPATRAADGSWGGSPEADPDIAVVGVWFSEDAVAAAQTLRHIGARPRPVPGTGAGDAETNTIESEAFTAKNGGILMLGAGTGAGSAGLGFEYAGDLDALRERLNEAGHEAAVIEEAAVPTLHVANPDADGMAAHPPLWISAAPGEE from the coding sequence ATGCTGCGTGTCCGCCCGATCCACTTCACCTCCCGCCTTGATGAATGGGAGCGGCTGCTCACCGCCCTGGGCTTGGTCAAGACCGTTGACGAGCCCACCTGGCGGGAGTTCGACGCCGGCTCCGGCCGCCTAGCCCTGCACTTCGTCGAGCAGGGCTCCGCCGGGGACGGCACCACTTCCTTCGGCGTCGAGGTGGGCGATCTGCAGGAATTCGCCCGGCGCACCAAAGAGGCCGGCGCGGCAGACGGCGTCACCAGTGCCGAACTCATCGAGGCAGACCACGGTTCGTCCTGCCGCATCACCGCGGCTGACGGTTTCAGTTTCCTGGCGGACCCGGCCACGCGGGCTGCCGACGGGAGCTGGGGCGGGTCGCCGGAAGCGGACCCCGACATCGCCGTCGTCGGCGTCTGGTTCTCCGAGGATGCCGTCGCGGCGGCTCAAACGCTGCGCCACATCGGCGCGCGGCCCCGCCCGGTCCCGGGCACCGGCGCCGGCGACGCCGAGACCAACACGATCGAATCCGAAGCGTTCACCGCGAAGAACGGCGGCATCCTGATGCTCGGCGCAGGCACCGGGGCCGGGAGCGCCGGCCTGGGCTTCGAATACGCCGGCGATCTCGATGCCCTGCGCGAGCGCCTCAACGAGGCGGGACACGAGGCGGCGGTCATAGAGGAAGCGGCCGTCCCCACCCTTCACGTCGCCAACCCCGATGCGGACGGCATGGCCGCCCATCCCCCGCTGTGGATTTCCGCCGCCCCCGGGGAGGAGTGA
- a CDS encoding YdeI/OmpD-associated family protein: protein MAVELEELLVKDAAEWRAWLEQHHAHSPGVWLVLHKKGGSVTELDYEAALQEALCFGWIDGQGRRRDEESSFQRMTRRGPRSVWSARNVERIERLESAGRMAPAGQAAVLSAKADGRWEAAYPGAAAAEVPDDLAAAIAAEPRAQAMFEVLTSVNRFALIYRTNAVKQAATREKKIAGFVEMLARFETPYPQARRPPEA from the coding sequence ATGGCCGTTGAACTTGAGGAATTGCTGGTGAAGGACGCCGCCGAGTGGCGCGCCTGGCTGGAACAGCATCACGCGCACAGTCCCGGCGTGTGGCTCGTGCTGCACAAGAAAGGCGGCTCGGTGACCGAGCTGGACTACGAGGCAGCGCTGCAGGAGGCGCTGTGTTTCGGCTGGATCGACGGGCAGGGCCGGCGTCGGGATGAGGAGAGCTCGTTCCAGCGGATGACCCGGCGGGGACCCAGGAGTGTGTGGTCCGCGCGGAACGTGGAACGGATTGAACGCCTGGAGTCGGCCGGGCGGATGGCCCCGGCAGGACAGGCCGCCGTCCTCAGTGCCAAGGCGGACGGGCGCTGGGAGGCCGCTTATCCGGGCGCGGCCGCGGCGGAGGTCCCGGACGACCTCGCCGCGGCCATCGCGGCGGAGCCCCGGGCGCAGGCGATGTTCGAGGTCCTGACGTCTGTGAACCGGTTCGCGCTGATCTACCGAACGAACGCGGTCAAGCAGGCCGCCACCCGGGAAAAGAAGATCGCGGGATTCGTGGAGATGCTCGCCCGGTTCGAAACTCCGTACCCGCAGGCCAGGCGGCCCCCGGAAGCGTGA
- a CDS encoding phosphatase PAP2 family protein, which yields MLLAQRAPRPPDRLPLASQRRLFFVAAGLLITGETVFWTMLAAVQSNSGAAALDGPVHDGLVASRNPLATALLTAVTTVTSPLWMTVIGCVLALAWAAWKRELWRPTLLIGAMAATFAVSTLIKHDVGRGRPAASDFLLGPDDALSFPSGHTFGAGVFLCVLNYLLLAARGTRTSKRSTSVFGFAAAAAGTLAVALSRLYLGYHWLTDVLASMGLALAVTGIVILADGLRAAMAGRTASPSSGPLPGPAVPVGAGLAGERRAEAVPSQDSWSEPDAHRLGDHHRRG from the coding sequence ATGCTCCTTGCCCAGCGTGCTCCGCGACCCCCTGACCGCCTGCCGCTTGCGTCCCAGCGGCGGCTCTTCTTCGTGGCCGCGGGCCTGCTGATCACGGGGGAAACGGTCTTCTGGACCATGCTCGCCGCGGTGCAGTCCAACAGCGGGGCGGCCGCCCTGGACGGGCCCGTGCATGACGGGCTCGTGGCGTCCCGGAACCCGCTGGCCACCGCCCTCCTGACGGCCGTGACGACGGTGACGTCGCCGCTGTGGATGACCGTGATCGGCTGCGTGCTGGCCCTGGCCTGGGCGGCCTGGAAACGGGAACTCTGGCGTCCCACCCTGCTGATCGGTGCCATGGCGGCAACTTTTGCGGTATCCACGCTGATCAAGCACGACGTCGGCCGCGGCCGGCCCGCCGCCAGCGATTTTCTGCTGGGCCCGGACGACGCCCTGTCCTTTCCCTCCGGCCATACCTTCGGTGCCGGCGTCTTCCTGTGCGTCCTGAACTACCTGCTGCTGGCGGCCCGCGGCACGAGGACGAGCAAACGCTCGACGTCGGTGTTCGGCTTCGCGGCCGCGGCCGCGGGGACGCTCGCGGTCGCCTTGAGCCGCCTGTACCTGGGTTATCACTGGCTGACGGACGTGCTCGCCTCCATGGGCTTGGCGCTGGCCGTCACCGGGATCGTCATCCTGGCCGACGGGCTGCGCGCCGCCATGGCCGGCCGGACCGCGTCGCCGTCTTCAGGGCCGCTTCCGGGCCCGGCCGTGCCGGTGGGGGCGGGCCTTGCCGGGGAACGCCGGGCAGAGGCGGTCCCGTCACAGGACAGCTGGTCAGAGCCCGACGCCCATCGCCTGGGCGATCACCACCGCCGAGGCTGA
- a CDS encoding glycogen debranching N-terminal domain-containing protein — protein MTVQPGLHRQHCSVAAPTQLWLDPDGRLAGEAPAPGAGGSGDPAGFTGLLHGDTRMLSRALVRVNGLEPEPATVETEPGGVLRVRGLVRGIPGPTEDPAVELVQTWTVTPGVVRHTLQLRTSLDSLDAEIDVELAADFTDMAQIRLSRFRGASGPSSADLSVLRWQEGGKTLTVAAPGAVAPDGRLAWRGSLGRGRPFEAEWQAVLTDEDDAVVAARPPASRPPRTGPAGALGLLLDNSLDEVAGLRLATRQLPDAPFIAAGAPWYFTLFGRDSLWAARLLLPLDTGPDNGLTAGTLRALAAFQGTRTDPAAAEEPGKILHELRSKELVLESQGLRLPPVYYGAVDSTPLWLCLLGELWRAGRHDAAVRSLLPNAARAADWLLAAGAPGTDTDTRTAGNGGFLSYRDTTGHGLSNQGWKDSRDAMQFRDGRQADGPIALSEVQGYAYQAALETAELFDAYGEPGGQALREFAAALRLRFRERFWVEDDAGPFPAMALDGHGVPLDIPGSNMGHLLGTGILDAAEARLVADRLVSPELFSGYGVHTISRRAAGFWPFSYHCGSVWSHDTAIAIRGLLAEGFIAEGRMLADGLLAAAASFGHRLPEVFAGVRAEDSGVAVPYPASCHPQAWSSASAVVIAQAMGVGL, from the coding sequence ATGACTGTTCAGCCAGGCCTGCACCGCCAGCATTGCTCCGTTGCCGCCCCCACGCAGCTGTGGCTCGACCCGGACGGCCGCCTCGCCGGCGAGGCACCCGCGCCCGGCGCCGGTGGCTCCGGCGATCCGGCCGGATTCACCGGGCTTCTGCACGGCGATACCCGGATGCTCAGCCGGGCCCTCGTACGCGTCAACGGCCTGGAACCCGAACCGGCCACCGTCGAGACCGAACCCGGCGGCGTCCTGCGCGTCAGGGGACTCGTCCGGGGCATCCCCGGCCCCACGGAGGATCCCGCCGTCGAGCTCGTCCAGACCTGGACTGTGACGCCCGGTGTTGTGCGGCACACCCTGCAGCTGCGCACCTCCCTGGATTCGCTCGACGCCGAAATCGACGTTGAGCTCGCCGCCGACTTCACCGACATGGCCCAGATCCGGCTCAGCCGTTTCCGCGGCGCGTCCGGGCCGTCCTCGGCCGACCTGTCGGTGTTGCGCTGGCAGGAGGGCGGCAAGACCCTGACGGTCGCCGCTCCCGGCGCCGTGGCCCCCGACGGCCGGCTCGCCTGGCGCGGAAGCCTGGGCCGGGGCCGGCCGTTCGAGGCCGAGTGGCAAGCCGTCCTCACGGACGAGGACGACGCCGTCGTGGCGGCCCGGCCGCCCGCCTCCCGGCCGCCGCGGACCGGCCCGGCCGGGGCCCTGGGCCTGCTCCTGGACAACTCCCTCGATGAAGTGGCCGGGCTCCGGCTGGCCACCCGCCAGCTTCCGGATGCCCCGTTCATCGCCGCCGGGGCGCCGTGGTATTTCACGCTGTTCGGGCGGGACTCGCTGTGGGCGGCGCGGCTCCTGCTGCCGCTGGACACCGGGCCGGACAACGGGCTGACCGCGGGCACGCTGCGGGCCCTGGCGGCGTTCCAGGGCACCCGGACCGACCCGGCCGCCGCCGAAGAACCCGGCAAGATCCTGCACGAACTCCGGTCCAAGGAGCTCGTGCTGGAAAGCCAGGGCCTGCGCCTGCCGCCGGTGTACTACGGGGCCGTGGACTCCACCCCGCTATGGCTTTGCCTGCTCGGTGAACTTTGGCGCGCCGGCCGGCACGACGCCGCCGTCCGGTCGCTGCTGCCGAACGCGGCACGTGCCGCCGACTGGCTGCTCGCCGCCGGCGCACCCGGAACAGACACGGACACGAGAACGGCCGGCAACGGCGGGTTCCTCAGCTACCGCGACACCACGGGACACGGCCTGAGCAACCAGGGCTGGAAGGACTCCCGGGACGCCATGCAGTTCCGCGACGGCCGGCAGGCCGACGGGCCGATCGCCCTGTCCGAGGTGCAGGGCTACGCGTACCAGGCGGCCCTGGAAACGGCAGAGCTGTTCGATGCCTACGGGGAACCCGGCGGCCAGGCGCTCCGGGAGTTCGCCGCCGCCTTGCGCCTCAGGTTCCGGGAGCGTTTCTGGGTTGAGGACGACGCCGGGCCGTTCCCGGCCATGGCCCTCGACGGGCACGGGGTTCCGCTGGACATCCCGGGCTCGAACATGGGACACCTGCTGGGCACCGGCATCCTGGACGCGGCCGAGGCCCGGCTCGTGGCGGACCGGCTCGTGAGCCCGGAGCTGTTCTCCGGCTACGGTGTGCACACGATCTCGCGGCGCGCGGCCGGGTTCTGGCCCTTCAGCTACCACTGCGGCTCGGTCTGGAGCCACGACACCGCCATCGCGATCCGCGGCCTCCTGGCCGAAGGTTTCATTGCCGAGGGACGGATGCTCGCCGACGGGCTGCTCGCGGCGGCCGCCTCGTTCGGACACCGGCTGCCGGAGGTGTTCGCCGGGGTGCGGGCCGAGGACTCGGGGGTCGCGGTGCCCTATCCGGCATCCTGCCACCCGCAGGCGTGGTCCTCAGCCTCGGCGGTGGTGATCGCCCAGGCGATGGGCGTCGGGCTCTGA
- a CDS encoding ABC transporter ATP-binding protein: MTDIHPSREAPSRLPEPRIAASVATSTNSHLEIDAVTKNFGSQAVLKGVNLSVARGGTTAIVGPSGSGKTTLLRLIAGFEHPDTGSISLNGTKVAGENAWVPAHKRHVGYVAQDGALFPHLTVGQNISFGLDAAKLPGGRRGVKDRVAELLEMVSLDPAMAKRRPHQLSGGQQQRVALARALAREPELMLLDEPFSALDAGLRVATRRAVGQVLKDAGVTTILVTHDQAEALSFADQVAVMRGGKLAQIGNPFVVYTRPADRATAEFLGDAVILDAWMEGSLATCSLGGIPVRRPPAQGRVQLMLRPEQIRIAEDGPIRGTVVDTDYFGPETTVRLQLPVPPVLAAGAIPDHRYPGGGEIITIRHWNASIARPGTELRLRVVGEAVAFPMDEQPAP; encoded by the coding sequence GTGACCGATATTCACCCGTCGCGCGAGGCCCCCTCCCGCCTCCCCGAGCCGCGGATCGCGGCCTCCGTGGCCACCAGCACCAACAGCCACCTGGAAATCGATGCGGTCACCAAGAACTTCGGCTCCCAGGCCGTGCTCAAGGGCGTCAACCTCTCCGTCGCCAGGGGCGGGACGACGGCGATCGTAGGACCGTCCGGCTCCGGCAAGACCACGCTCCTGCGCCTGATCGCGGGCTTCGAACACCCCGATACCGGCAGCATCTCGCTCAACGGCACCAAGGTGGCGGGAGAGAACGCCTGGGTCCCGGCCCACAAGCGGCACGTCGGCTACGTGGCCCAGGACGGCGCCCTGTTCCCGCACCTGACGGTCGGGCAGAACATCTCCTTTGGCCTGGACGCCGCCAAGCTCCCCGGCGGCCGACGCGGCGTCAAGGACCGCGTCGCCGAACTGCTGGAAATGGTCTCGCTGGACCCGGCCATGGCCAAGCGCCGCCCGCACCAGCTCTCCGGCGGCCAGCAGCAGCGGGTCGCCCTGGCCCGGGCGCTGGCCCGCGAGCCGGAACTTATGCTCCTTGACGAGCCCTTCTCCGCCCTGGACGCGGGCCTGCGCGTGGCCACCCGCCGTGCCGTGGGCCAGGTCCTGAAGGACGCCGGCGTCACCACGATCCTCGTCACGCACGACCAGGCCGAGGCGCTGTCCTTCGCCGACCAGGTCGCCGTGATGCGGGGCGGCAAGCTGGCCCAGATCGGCAACCCGTTTGTCGTCTACACGCGCCCGGCGGACCGGGCCACCGCCGAGTTCCTGGGTGACGCCGTCATCCTGGATGCCTGGATGGAAGGCTCCCTGGCCACGTGCTCGCTCGGCGGGATTCCGGTGCGCCGCCCGCCGGCCCAGGGCAGGGTCCAGCTGATGCTGCGCCCCGAGCAGATCCGCATTGCCGAGGACGGCCCCATCCGCGGGACTGTGGTGGACACGGACTACTTCGGCCCGGAGACCACCGTGCGGCTCCAGCTTCCGGTCCCGCCGGTCCTTGCCGCCGGCGCCATTCCGGACCACCGCTACCCCGGCGGCGGGGAAATCATCACGATCCGGCACTGGAACGCGTCCATCGCCCGCCCCGGCACGGAGCTGCGGCTGCGCGTGGTGGGCGAGGCCGTCGCCTTCCCGATGGATGAGCAGCCGGCCCCGTAG